One Cucurbita pepo subsp. pepo cultivar mu-cu-16 chromosome LG09, ASM280686v2, whole genome shotgun sequence DNA window includes the following coding sequences:
- the LOC111802699 gene encoding basic leucine zipper 43-like produces the protein MVPAEMTGIQFFPSENAFQIPSNIGMIQDSFQTFHHLNDFLGNQPMSQVPHPGLEFLAQSLSFSYNSTSDEAEEQQKSIIDERKQRRMISNRESARRSRMRKQKHLDELWSQVLRLRSENHELVDKLNHISDCHEKLLLENAKLKEEASDLRQMLSHLQIGRPYTPCLSDLEDIPSNTVHLRAESSSCQSIANSMDNLLFMEDKSLTF, from the coding sequence ATGGTTCCAGCTGAAATGACTGGCATCCAGTTTTTTCCATCTGAAAACGcttttcaaattccttcaaaTATTGGCATGATCCAGGACAGCTTTCAGACCTTCCATCATTTGAATGACTTTCTAGGAAACCAACCAATGTCTCAGGTCCCTCATCCTGGCCTTGAATTCCTTGCACAATCCTTAAGTTTTAGCTACAACTCAACATCTGATGAAGCCGAGGAACAACAGAAAAGTATTATTGATGAGAGAAAGCAAAGGAGAATGATTTCTAATAGAGAATCAGCTCGTAGATCACGGATGAGAAAACAGAAACACCTTGATGAGCTTTGGTCTCAGGTGCTTAGGCTTCGCTCTGAGAACCATGAGCTGGTGGACAAGTTGAACCACATATCTGATTGCCACGAAAAGCTTCTTCTGGAGAATGCCAAGCTGAAGGAGGAAGCCTCTGATCTTCGTCAGATGCTCAGTCACCTGCAAATTGGCAGACCTTACACTCCTTGCTTGAGTGACCTTGAAGATATTCCCAGCAACACTGTACATCTCAGAGCTGAATCTTCATCATGCCAGTCCATCGCCAACTCCATGGATAACCTACTCTTCATGGAGGATAAATCTTTAACTTTCTAA